The Numida meleagris isolate 19003 breed g44 Domestic line chromosome 12, NumMel1.0, whole genome shotgun sequence genome includes a window with the following:
- the LOC110405524 gene encoding uncharacterized protein LOC110405524 isoform X2, giving the protein MDPSRHPKAVLVGDEYRVSWSNPPREPQGDSEVTDVPPEKAFPGLPRPPVLDPSWHPRGTQRAHYTARRGKKSPKKSEALEKMLKELAQAASDTSAETMQKEGSRRMPSVSGVKRKAMHATSMPWADSGKNTKAVSDKRQRLYSTMSFVVPMALLSLRLMLLVNKLLQKKRELTEESEEGAPGQANTDAASTGEDQTGDAASKEETK; this is encoded by the exons ATGGATCCAAGCAGGCATCCCAAGG CTGTCCTTGTTGGTGATGAGTACAGAGTTTCTTGGTCTAATCCTCCCCGTGAGCCTCAGGGTGATTCTGAGG TTACAGATGTGCCCCCCGAGAAGGCTTTTCCAGGTCTTCCGCGGCCTCCTGTGCTGGATCCAAGCTGGCATCCAAGGG GTACTCAGAGAGCACATTATACAgctagaagaggaaaaaaatccccaaagaaATCAGAAGCCTTGGAGAAAATGTTGAAGGAACTGGCGCAGGCAGCATCTG atacaTCTGCAGAAACtatgcagaaggaaggaagccGTCGCATGCCGTCAGTTTCTGGTGTAAAAAGAAAGGCAATGCACGCAACTAGCATGCCAT GGGCAGACTCTGGGAAAAATACAAAGGCAGTCAGTGACAAACGTCAGCGGTTGTACAGTACAATGTCTTTTGTGGTCCCGATGGCGCTGCTGTCTTTGCGTCTGATGCTTTTAGTTAACAAACTGctccagaagaaaagagagct AACGGAAGAGAGTGAAGAGGGAGCACCGGGACAAGCTAACACTGATGCTGCCTCGACTGGAGAAGATCAAACTGGAGATGCAGcatcaaaagaagaaacaaaatga
- the LOC110405524 gene encoding uncharacterized protein LOC110405524 isoform X1 → MVLGHLLLLLLLVALQAPGIQAAPWRKPRADVPPERAFPALPRPPVMDPSRHPKAVLVGDEYRVSWSNPPREPQGDSEVTDVPPEKAFPGLPRPPVLDPSWHPRGTQRAHYTARRGKKSPKKSEALEKMLKELAQAASDTSAETMQKEGSRRMPSVSGVKRKAMHATSMPWADSGKNTKAVSDKRQRLYSTMSFVVPMALLSLRLMLLVNKLLQKKRELTEESEEGAPGQANTDAASTGEDQTGDAASKEETK, encoded by the exons ATGGTCCTAGgacacctcctcctcctccttctccttgtGGCCTTGCAGGCCCCTGGCATCCAGGCTGCTCCATGGCGAAAGCCGAGAGCAG ATGTGCCTCCAgagagggcttttccagcccTTCCACGGCCTCCTGTGATGGATCCAAGCAGGCATCCCAAGG CTGTCCTTGTTGGTGATGAGTACAGAGTTTCTTGGTCTAATCCTCCCCGTGAGCCTCAGGGTGATTCTGAGG TTACAGATGTGCCCCCCGAGAAGGCTTTTCCAGGTCTTCCGCGGCCTCCTGTGCTGGATCCAAGCTGGCATCCAAGGG GTACTCAGAGAGCACATTATACAgctagaagaggaaaaaaatccccaaagaaATCAGAAGCCTTGGAGAAAATGTTGAAGGAACTGGCGCAGGCAGCATCTG atacaTCTGCAGAAACtatgcagaaggaaggaagccGTCGCATGCCGTCAGTTTCTGGTGTAAAAAGAAAGGCAATGCACGCAACTAGCATGCCAT GGGCAGACTCTGGGAAAAATACAAAGGCAGTCAGTGACAAACGTCAGCGGTTGTACAGTACAATGTCTTTTGTGGTCCCGATGGCGCTGCTGTCTTTGCGTCTGATGCTTTTAGTTAACAAACTGctccagaagaaaagagagct AACGGAAGAGAGTGAAGAGGGAGCACCGGGACAAGCTAACACTGATGCTGCCTCGACTGGAGAAGATCAAACTGGAGATGCAGcatcaaaagaagaaacaaaatga